The Ralstonia sp. RRA DNA segment GCACGCGTGTTCTTCGTGCCGAGCCCGTCGATCCCGATGCTCGACATCAACCTCGACGTGGATGCCGGTTCGCGCTATGAGCCGGCGGCCAAGGTTGGCCTCGCATCGCTCACGGCCGGCATGCTCGACAAGGGCGTGGCCGCGCAGACCAACGCGCCGGCACGCGATGAGGCGGCGATTGCCGATGCCTTTGCTGACGTAGGCGCAAGCTTTGGCGGCGGCGCGGGCGGAGATCGCACCAGCCTGCGCCTGCGCACGCTGTCCGACCCGGCTGAGCGCGGCCCGGCCATCGCCCTGATGACGCAGATCGTCTCCGCACCGACCTTTCCTGACGCTGTGCTCGCGCGCGACAAGCAGCGCCTGGTGGCGTCCATCCGTGAATCGCTGACCAAGCCAGGCGTGCTGGCCGAGCGCGCGTTCGGCACGACCATCTACGGTACGCATCCGTACGGGCAGACGGCCTCGCCGGAATCGGTGGAGAGCATCACGCGCGACGACATCGTGCGCTACTACCAGGCCAACTACACGGCCAAGCGCGCGGTGGTGACGCTGATCGGCGCGATCAGCCGCCAGGAAGCTGAGGCCATTGCCGTGCAGATCACGCAGGGGCTGCCTGCCGACGGCGCCACGCCGCCCGCGCTGCCCGACGTGAAGATGCCGTTGGCGAAGGCCGAGACGATCCGCATTCCGCACCCGGCGCAGCAAGCCACCATCATCATCGGGCAACCCGGCATCGCACGTGGCGACAAGGATTACTTCCCGCTGCTGGTCGGCAACTACGTGCTGGGCGGTGGCGGCTTCAGCGCGCGCCTGACCAACGAGGTGCGCGAGAAGCGCGGCCTGACCTACAGCATCGGCAGCTACTTCGCGCCCGCCGCGCAGCCTGGCCCCTTCGAGCTGGCGCTGCAGACGCGCAAGGACCAGACCGAGCAAGCGCTGACCGTGGTGCGTGACACCGTTGCCAAGTTCGTCGCCGATGGCCCCACCGACGTGGAGCTCAAGGCCGCCAAGGACAATCTCGTCAACGGCTTCCCGCTACGCCTGGACAGCAACCGCAAGCTGCTGGACAACGTGGCCAACATCGGCTGGTACAACCTGCCGCTCGACTACCTGGATACGTGGACGCAGCGCATTGCAGCTGTCTCGCGCGACCAGGTGCGCACGGCGTTCCAGCGCGTGCTGCAGCCGCAGACCATGGCGACGATCGTGGTGGGTGGTCCTGAGAAAGCCGCCGCGAACTGACGCACCGCGCCTTCATCCAAAAAAACCGGCGGTATCCCCGCCGGTTTTTGTTTGCGGTGGCACTACAATCGCGCCCATGGCACCTCGTACCTCCAGCTCCAAAGGCCCCAAGGCCAAGACCGCCACGTCGCATGTACGCGCGCCACAGCAGGTGCGCATTATCGGCGGGCAATACAAGCGCACGCCGCTGCCGGTGGTTGACGCCGACGGCCTGCGCCCGACCAGCGACCGCGTCCGCGAAACCGTCTTCAACTGGCTCGGCCAGGACCTGACGGGCTGGCGCTGCGCCGACCTCTTTGCCGGCACCGGCGCGCTGGGCCTCGAGGCGGCTTCGCGCGGCGCGGCGCACGTGACGCTGGTCGAAAACCATGCGCCCGCCGTGCGCGCGTTGCACGCCATACGCGACAAGCTCGATGCACGCATGGTCGACATCGTCTCGGGAGATGCCTTCGCATGGCTTACCCGCCAGGCTGATGGGGCGTTTGACGCGGTGTTCATCGACCCGCCGTTTGCGCAGGATTGGTCGTTGCGGGCGTTGGAGGCCGCTATCCGGGTCGTCAAGCCGGGCGGGGTGATCTATCTAGAGGCGCCGCAGCCCTTGGTGGATGTGAGTACTGATTCACAATCGACGGAAGCATCGGCCGGCATTCCGCTGCCGGCCGATGTGGCACTGCACAAGCACTTGCGCGCCGGTGCGGTGCATGCGCATTTGCTGCTGCGCAAAAAAGGTTAAACTACGCCGCTCGTTCCGGTGCATGAGCATCTGACGGCACCTCGCGGCAGTCTGGTTGTGAGGTCGCCAAACGTCAGTCGGAACGTGCGGGCGGCAGGCTCGGGACTTGCCGCGCTCGATAACGCAACGGTGTCCAAACGCAGATTGGCGCGGCCATGTCCCACGCCGCGCTGGCGGATACTCTTTTCCCCTTGGTGGAGGAACCATGGTGATCGCGGTTTATCCCGGCACTTTCGATCCGTTCACGCGCGGCCACGAAGACCTCGTCCGCCGTGCATCCAACATCTTCGACGAGCTGATCGTCGGGGTGGCACAGAGCCCGAACAAGCGGCCGTTCTTTGCGCTGGAAGAGCGCATCGAGATCGCCCGTGAGGTGCTCGGTCACTATCCGAACGTACGGGTCGAAGGGTTTTCCGGCCTGTTGAAGGATTTCGTGCGCAAGAATGGCGCGCGCGTGATCGTGCGGGGCCTGCGTGCCGTGTCGGACTTCGAATATGAATTCCAGATGGCCGGCATGAACCGCTACCTGCTGCCGGATGTGGAAACCATGTTCCTCACGCCGTCGGACCAGTACCAGTTCATCTCGGGCACCTTCGTGCGCGAGATCGCCATCTTGGGCGGTGACGTCAGCAAGTTCGTGTTCCCCTCGGTCGAGAAATGGCTCAAGGAGAAAACGGGCAAGACAGATGCCGCTGACAAATCGGAATAAAATGACACTTTGGCGGGAGCCCTCCCGCCGGTCATTTCAAGGAAAGCATCATGGCGCTCATAATTACCGATGAGTGCATCAATTGCGACGTATGCGAGCCCGAGTGCCCGAACGACGCCATTTCGATGGGCCCGGAGATCTACGTGATCGACCCGGGCAAATGTACCGAGTGCGTCGGGCACTTTGATGAGCCACAGTGCCAGCAGGTGTGCCCCGTCGATTGCATCCCCAAGGACCCGGCCCACGCCGAGACGCAGGAGCAGTTGATGCAGAAGTACATCCAGCTCACCTCCGCCCCGCGCGCAGCGTAAGCAAAAAAGAGACGGCTCAGGCCGTCTCTTTTCATTGGTGCGTGCTGAACTCGCGTGCTGCTCACTGAATCGGCAGCAGATCCTCCGGACCTTCATACGCATACCCCGGCTCGCAGACGATGCGATAGTGCGGCAAATGCGACCGCGGCGGGCGCGGTACCACCGGAGTGGGGGCAGCCGGTGCCTGCACAAAAGGCTTGGGGCCGTTGCCCGGCTGACGCAGTGCACCTGCGGCCGGCGCCGGCGTGATCGTGACAGGCGGGCTGATCACGGGCATCGGCGTCGGATAGGGCATCGGGTACGGCACCGGCCCCAAATAGACGCGATGACAGTAGCGCACGCCTTCCTGCGCCACCACCACCTTCTGCCGCTGGTCGCGGCGTGCCTGTTCAGCGGCCTGCGCGGCGATCTGCGCCTGGCGAGCGTCCTCGGCGGCTTGCGTTCTGCGACGCGAGGTTTCCATCTCACGTACTTCGGCCGCCTCGGCGGAGGCGCGCTCCCGAGCGGCTTTCTGGTCGGCGGCGGTGGGCGTGTTGTCGATCAGCGGTACCTCTTTCGAGCGCGTGCCGCACGGATGGTCGGAGTAGGTCGTCTGGCCATTCTCTGAACAGCGATAGACCTGTGCCTGTGCGGGTATCACCGTCAGCAGGCCGAGCGCCAAGCCTGCCAGCGCGGCGGCGCGTGAGAGGAGGGGAGCGAACGGTTGCATGGTGATGTCCTTGTTGCGCAGATCAGCCTGCCGTATGCAGGCGCATCATGGATTTCTCGGCATTGCCGGCAATCAGATCGGGCAGGGCGTCCAGGCTGCGGTCGATGGCGCGGTCAATCAGATCCTGTTCTTCCTTGCGCGGGGCCTTGAGCACGAAGTTGGCCACGTCATGCTGGCCGGACGGTGCTGTGCCAGGTGGCAGCAGGTTGCGCGGATGGCCGATGCCGAGGCGCAGGCGCCAGAACTGCTGCGTGGTCAGGTGTGCGGCAATGTCCTTCAGGCCGTTGTGGCCGCCCGAGCCACCGCCAAGCTTGAGTTTGACCGCACCCGGGGGCAGATCCAACTCGTCGTGTGCCACCAGGATCTCATCAGGCATCACCTTGTAGAAGCGCGCCAGTGCCACGGTCGACAGGCCCGAGCGGTTCATGAAGGTCTGCGGTTGCAGCAGCCACACTTCGTGGCCCCACAGGTTGGCGCGTGCGGCATAGCCGTGAAAGCGTGTTTCGTTGCGCAGGGTCACGTTGCCGATGCGTGCGAGCTGGTCGACCAGCCAGAAGCCGGCATTGTGCCGCGTGGCTGCGTATTCGGCGCCCGGATTGCCGAGCCCGACGATGAGTTTGATCATGCGATGGAGTCTAGGAAGAGGTGCGGGAAGCGCCCCTTGATCGTACAAGCATAGCCGCTTTCGCCCACTGCATTCACAGCAGGGGCACGGGGCGGCATGGACGCGGAAACTCAGGCAGAAAAAAAGCCCGGCGAGACCAGCTCGGCGGGCTTTTTTCGTGTCGCGCCCGAAGACGCGACGGTGCGGCAACCTTAGGCGGCCGGCTTGTCTTCGCCTTCAGCGGCAGCAGCGCCTTCTTCAGCAGCAGCGGACTTTTCGCCAGCCGGCACGCTGATGTTGGCCACAGCCGGGTTCTCATCGCCACCGTGGGTGAGGATGGTCACGCCCTTCGGCAGCTTCAGATCGGAGATGTGCAGGGTCTGGCCGATTTCCAGCGCGCCCAGATCCACTTCGATGAACTCCGGCAGGTCGGCCGGCAGGCACGACACTTCAACGTCGTTCAGGATGTGGTTCACGATGCCGTGGCCCAGCTTCACGCCCGGTGCGGTTTCCTGGTTCAGGAAGTGCAGCGGCACCTTGACGTGGATCTTTTCCTTGGCCGACACGCGTTGGAAGTCAACGTGCAGAACCAGTTGCTTGAACGGGTGCAGTTGGAAGTCACGCAGCAGCGCCTTTTCCACCTTGCCAGCCACTTCGATGTCGAGGATCGACGAGTGGAAGGCTTCCTTCTTCAGCGCGTGGTACAGCGCGTTGTGATCGAGTTCGATCATCTTCGGATCGGCTTCACCGCCGTAGATGATGCCCGGGGTCTTGCCGGCGTTGCGCAGGCGGCGGCTCGCACCAGTGCCCTGAACGCTACGCTCGAAAGCGACAACTTTCATGATTGCTCCAAACGAAAAAGACGACTCGCGACCAAGCCGTCTGGTGAACGGGGCGCCATATTGCGCTCCGCAGACACCGCAGAAGTGCCGTCTAGTCGACGTTTTCTGCGGTAAAGCCTTGAATTATAACAGGGACCCGTACGGTTGCTGAATTATTCGGCAAACAGCGACATGATCGAGTCACCGCGTACGATGCGGGTGAAGGTCTCAGCCAGCAGCGGGGCGGTCGAGAGCTGGCGGATCTTGCCGCACTTGATGGCGTCTTCGCGCAGGGGGATGGTGTCGGTCACAACCACTTCGTCGAGCGCCGAGTCTGCGATGCGAGCGGCTGCGCCACCCGACAGCACCGGGTGCGTGCAGTACGAGAACACTTGTTTGGCACCGCGCTCCTTCAGCACCTGAGCGGCTTTGCACAGTGTGCCGCCGGTGTCGATCATGTCATCCATGATCACGCAGTTGCGGCCTTCGACTTCACCGATGATGTTCATCACCTCGGCCACGTTGGCCTTCGGACGACGCTTGTCGATGATGGCGAGGTCGGTGTTGAGTTGCTTGGCGAGCGCACGGGCGCGCACCACGCCGCCAACGTCCGGCGACACGACCAGCAGGTCGCTGTAGTTTTTCTTGCGCAGGTCTTCGAGCAGAACGGGCGACGCGTAGATGTTGTCGACCGGGATATCGAAGAAGCCTTGAATCTGGTCAGCGTGGAGGTCCATCGTCAGCACGCGCTCGACGCCGGCGACTTCCAGCATGTTGGCCACGACCTTGGCCGTGATGGCCACACGCGCTGAACGCGGGCGGCGATCCTGGCGGGCATAGCCGAAGTAGGGGATGGCAGCTGTGATGCGGCGGGCGGATGCACGCTTGAGCGCATCGACCATCACCATCAGTTCCATCAGGTTGTCGTTGGTCGGGGCACAGGTGGATTGCAGGATGAACACGTGCTTGCCGCGCACGTTTTCCTGGATCTCGACCTGAACTTCACCATCGGAGAAGCGGCCGACGAGGGCCTTGCCGAGCGGGATGCCCAGGTGCTTGACGACAGCGTCGGCGAGTTTCGGGTTGGCGTTGCCGGTAAAAACCATCAAGCCTTCGCTGCTCATCGGGGCACCTGTTTTTCGACTTCAGACGCGCCGGCTGGCTGATACACCAACCGGGCTATTGCTGGGAACTATAAGGAAGAAATGGCAGGGGCGGAAGGATTCGAACCTACGCATGCCGGAATCAAAATCCGGTGCCTTAACCAGCTTGGCGACGCCCCTACACAACCGATCGGTTACTGCTTCCATTGCAGAAGCAATAACTGTAAACCTTACACAGCAAATCTCGCGAGCGGATGATGCGTCAGACCTGCCGCACATCGACCTTCCCACTCGGAAGGCACCTGATCCGCCACCGCTTGCGCATGCTCAACGTTATCGAACGGAGCAAATACGCAGGCGCCGGATCCGGTCATTCTTGCCAGAGGGCTGAACTGTCTTAGCCAGGCAAGTGCTCGGGCGATTTCGCCGTATTTCCTTTCCGCCACCGCTTGCAGATCGTTGCGACCGTAAGCGAAAACAATTTGTTGGTCAGGAAAGTCCGTAATTATGGTGAGTGGCGTGTTACGTGTCAACCCCTCATCGGAAAAAATTGCGGGGGTGGGTACGTGGACGCGTGGATGGATGACCACGAACGCTGCTGGCGGCAGCGTGACGGGCGTGAGTTCTTCACCGATGCCCTCGGCAAACGCGTTCTGGCCGAACACGAAGAAGGGCACGTCGGCGCCCAGCTTCAGGCCCAGCGCCATCAACCTTGTGCGCGGCAGATCGAGGCCCCACAGGTGGTTGAGCGCGAGCAGCGTGGTGGCTGCGTCGGACGAGCCGCCACCAATGCCACCGCCCATCGGCAGGCGTTTTTCGATGGCGATGTCGGCGCCGTAGGTGCAGCCGGTTTCCGCTTGCAGCAGGCGTGCGGCGCGCATCACGAGGTCTTCATCGGCAGGTACGCCGGGCACATCGCTGGTGCGGGCGAGGCGGCCGTCTGCGCGTCGCGAGAAGTGCAACGTGTCGGACCAGTCGATGAGTTGGAAGACCGTCTGCAGCAGGTGATAGCCGTCGGGCCGGCGGCCGACCACGTGCAGGAACAGATTGAGCTTGGCGGGCGCGGGGCAGTCGCGCAGCTCGGTGGGTGCGGAGCTCATGGTGAGGCGATGACGATGTTACTGGTCCAGCACGAGCCGCACCGTGAGCGGTCCGTTGGTGCCCTGCGGGCGATCAAGATCGAGCCGGCGGATGCGCGCGTCGGCGGAGGTGTCGTCCGTCCAGGCGACGTAGTGCACGGTCCAGCCGTTCTGTTCGATGGTTTCGGGCCGCGATTGCGCGTCGCGTGCCACGCGAGCCGGCGTGCCAGGGGCAGGACGGGCGCGCAGCCAGTCGCGCAGACCAGACACCGGCAGCGAGAAGCCGAGTGCATCCTGCATCAGCGTATCGACTTCGGGTGCGCGGCGCGGTGGCTGGTTGGGCAGTTCAAGCGTGGCGCCCTGATTGTTCTGGCTGACCACGGCCAGCGTCTGGCCCAGCGGGGACATCAACTCAAGCTGCACATCGGTGCCGCGCTCGCGCCACAGGAAGCTGCCCACCGCGCTTTGCTCCGCGTTGCCTTGCGTGTAGCGCGCCGAGAACCGGCCCTGATAGCGCGTGATGGTGGTGTCGTTGTCTTGTGAGCCTGCGAACAAGTCGTTGGCTGGGCGCACGCTTGCACAGCCTGCAAACACCACACAACTCACGCCCAGCACCAATGCGCCGAGCGCGCGGGAAAACTGCAGCGTCATCAGTTCGCGCTCACGGGAACGTCGGGAATCGGCTGGCCGAAGCGGCGCAGCGTGTCGCGCAGGGTGTTGTCGTTGATGTCGAGCTTGGATGCTTCCGTCCAGATCTTGCGCGCATCGTCCTGCTTGCCTGATTGCCACAGGACCTCACCCAGGTGGGCGCCGATCTCGGCTTGCGGCGCGGAGCTCCATGCCTTGCGCAGGATGTCGGTGGCGGCCGGCAGATCGCCGCGGCGGTATTTGACCCAGCCCAGGCTGTCGGCAATGTAGGGATCGCCCGGCGCCAGTGAAACGGCCTTCTCCAGCAACTCCTGCGCTTCCTGCAGACGCACGTTGCGATCGGCCAGCGAGTAGCCGAGTGCGTTGTAGCCGATGGCTTGGCCGGGGCGCAGGTCGATCACCTTGCGCAGCAGCGTTTCCATGTTGTCGTAGTGGCCGTCGTGCTCTTCGAGCATCGCCAGTTGGTACGTGTATTCAACGTTGTCCGGGTCGTTCTTCAGCAGCTCATTGACGCGGGCACGGGCGCGGCCGAAGGCCTTGGCGTCCATCAGCATGCCGATTTCGGCCTGGCGGATACCATCTATCAGGGCTTGGCGGCGCGGGCCGTCGGGAATGTCTTCCGAATCGGCAACGAGTTCGTCGAAAGCTTGTTGTGCTTCGTCGATGCGGCGCAGTTTGCCGAGCAATTGGCCGCGCTTGATGCCGGCTGCGAGTGCGGTCTGGCCGTCAGCGTCACCATTGGCCGAGCCGGTGATCTTGTCGACCCAGGCCAGCGCGCCGACGTAGTCGTGCTTCTCCTCGGCGAGCTGGGCGAGGCCCTGGTAGCCGGGTTCGGGGCTCAGCGTGGGCGACTTGGCCGTTGCCGCGACGTACTCCTTCAGGTAGCGCTCGGCGGCGTCGTACTGGCGCTGCTGCAGTGTCAGCAGGCCCAGTGCCAGCGTGATGCGCGCATCGTTGGGGGCGATCTTCTTGAGTGCTTCGAATTCGCCGCGGGCCTTGTCTTGCTGATCGCGCACGAGGTACATGCGGGCGAGCGCCAGATGGCCGTCGATGGAGGCTGGCGCGGCCTTCAGGAAGGTGCGCAGGCCGGCAATGGCGGCATCGGGATCGTTGTCGGCGCGCAGCTCGGCGGCCAGGATGGCGGCGTCTTCATAGCCGGGGCGCAGCTTGAGGGCGGTGTCCAGTTCGGTCAATGCGCCGGGCGCATCCTTGGCGACGACCTTGGCGCGTGCCAGGGCGAGGTGCGTCTCGGGGCGCTGCATGTCGTGCGAGGCGATGCGCTGCAGGGCTGCCGCCGCGCCGGCCGGGTCGGTGCTCTTGGACATCTGCTGCTGCAGCTGCAGGATGGCGTCGGCGCGTTGGCCGGGC contains these protein-coding regions:
- the ispE gene encoding 4-(cytidine 5'-diphospho)-2-C-methyl-D-erythritol kinase, producing the protein MSSAPTELRDCPAPAKLNLFLHVVGRRPDGYHLLQTVFQLIDWSDTLHFSRRADGRLARTSDVPGVPADEDLVMRAARLLQAETGCTYGADIAIEKRLPMGGGIGGGSSDAATTLLALNHLWGLDLPRTRLMALGLKLGADVPFFVFGQNAFAEGIGEELTPVTLPPAAFVVIHPRVHVPTPAIFSDEGLTRNTPLTIITDFPDQQIVFAYGRNDLQAVAERKYGEIARALAWLRQFSPLARMTGSGACVFAPFDNVEHAQAVADQVPSEWEGRCAAGLTHHPLARFAV
- the pth gene encoding aminoacyl-tRNA hydrolase; amino-acid sequence: MIKLIVGLGNPGAEYAATRHNAGFWLVDQLARIGNVTLRNETRFHGYAARANLWGHEVWLLQPQTFMNRSGLSTVALARFYKVMPDEILVAHDELDLPPGAVKLKLGGGSGGHNGLKDIAAHLTTQQFWRLRLGIGHPRNLLPPGTAPSGQHDVANFVLKAPRKEEQDLIDRAIDRSLDALPDLIAGNAEKSMMRLHTAG
- a CDS encoding tetratricopeptide repeat protein translates to MPHAFSRSPATQRPRRFPRSRAILLASLIAGGLASLPAWAAHSTAAAPLIAQAAQEGGTGNRPTITLERSRPRGGLLNSERTDLPSVALDQDIMYRVLASEISLQRGLVEPAYRTYLDLAQDTRDPRFAQRATEIAFLTRSPAQALTASRLWVELSPTSMPARQVQQLLLVATGKWSEVEPMLQAQLNKVSPGQRADAILQLQQQMSKSTDPAGAAAALQRIASHDMQRPETHLALARAKVVAKDAPGALTELDTALKLRPGYEDAAILAAELRADNDPDAAIAGLRTFLKAAPASIDGHLALARMYLVRDQQDKARGEFEALKKIAPNDARITLALGLLTLQQRQYDAAERYLKEYVAATAKSPTLSPEPGYQGLAQLAEEKHDYVGALAWVDKITGSANGDADGQTALAAGIKRGQLLGKLRRIDEAQQAFDELVADSEDIPDGPRRQALIDGIRQAEIGMLMDAKAFGRARARVNELLKNDPDNVEYTYQLAMLEEHDGHYDNMETLLRKVIDLRPGQAIGYNALGYSLADRNVRLQEAQELLEKAVSLAPGDPYIADSLGWVKYRRGDLPAATDILRKAWSSAPQAEIGAHLGEVLWQSGKQDDARKIWTEASKLDINDNTLRDTLRRFGQPIPDVPVSAN
- the rsmD gene encoding 16S rRNA (guanine(966)-N(2))-methyltransferase RsmD produces the protein MAPRTSSSKGPKAKTATSHVRAPQQVRIIGGQYKRTPLPVVDADGLRPTSDRVRETVFNWLGQDLTGWRCADLFAGTGALGLEAASRGAAHVTLVENHAPAVRALHAIRDKLDARMVDIVSGDAFAWLTRQADGAFDAVFIDPPFAQDWSLRALEAAIRVVKPGGVIYLEAPQPLVDVSTDSQSTEASAGIPLPADVALHKHLRAGAVHAHLLLRKKG
- a CDS encoding pitrilysin family protein is translated as MSLTLKTALVAIVATAAQGALAALPIEHWTAPTGARVFFVPSPSIPMLDINLDVDAGSRYEPAAKVGLASLTAGMLDKGVAAQTNAPARDEAAIADAFADVGASFGGGAGGDRTSLRLRTLSDPAERGPAIALMTQIVSAPTFPDAVLARDKQRLVASIRESLTKPGVLAERAFGTTIYGTHPYGQTASPESVESITRDDIVRYYQANYTAKRAVVTLIGAISRQEAEAIAVQITQGLPADGATPPALPDVKMPLAKAETIRIPHPAQQATIIIGQPGIARGDKDYFPLLVGNYVLGGGGFSARLTNEVREKRGLTYSIGSYFAPAAQPGPFELALQTRKDQTEQALTVVRDTVAKFVADGPTDVELKAAKDNLVNGFPLRLDSNRKLLDNVANIGWYNLPLDYLDTWTQRIAAVSRDQVRTAFQRVLQPQTMATIVVGGPEKAAAN
- a CDS encoding DUF4124 domain-containing protein, which translates into the protein MQPFAPLLSRAAALAGLALGLLTVIPAQAQVYRCSENGQTTYSDHPCGTRSKEVPLIDNTPTAADQKAARERASAEAAEVREMETSRRRTQAAEDARQAQIAAQAAEQARRDQRQKVVVAQEGVRYCHRVYLGPVPYPMPYPTPMPVISPPVTITPAPAAGALRQPGNGPKPFVQAPAAPTPVVPRPPRSHLPHYRIVCEPGYAYEGPEDLLPIQ
- the coaD gene encoding pantetheine-phosphate adenylyltransferase, producing MVIAVYPGTFDPFTRGHEDLVRRASNIFDELIVGVAQSPNKRPFFALEERIEIAREVLGHYPNVRVEGFSGLLKDFVRKNGARVIVRGLRAVSDFEYEFQMAGMNRYLLPDVETMFLTPSDQYQFISGTFVREIAILGGDVSKFVFPSVEKWLKEKTGKTDAADKSE
- a CDS encoding YfhL family 4Fe-4S dicluster ferredoxin: MALIITDECINCDVCEPECPNDAISMGPEIYVIDPGKCTECVGHFDEPQCQQVCPVDCIPKDPAHAETQEQLMQKYIQLTSAPRAA
- a CDS encoding 50S ribosomal protein L25/general stress protein Ctc, whose amino-acid sequence is MKVVAFERSVQGTGASRRLRNAGKTPGIIYGGEADPKMIELDHNALYHALKKEAFHSSILDIEVAGKVEKALLRDFQLHPFKQLVLHVDFQRVSAKEKIHVKVPLHFLNQETAPGVKLGHGIVNHILNDVEVSCLPADLPEFIEVDLGALEIGQTLHISDLKLPKGVTILTHGGDENPAVANISVPAGEKSAAAEEGAAAAEGEDKPAA
- the lolB gene encoding lipoprotein insertase outer membrane protein LolB translates to MTLQFSRALGALVLGVSCVVFAGCASVRPANDLFAGSQDNDTTITRYQGRFSARYTQGNAEQSAVGSFLWRERGTDVQLELMSPLGQTLAVVSQNNQGATLELPNQPPRRAPEVDTLMQDALGFSLPVSGLRDWLRARPAPGTPARVARDAQSRPETIEQNGWTVHYVAWTDDTSADARIRRLDLDRPQGTNGPLTVRLVLDQ
- a CDS encoding ribose-phosphate pyrophosphokinase; protein product: MSSEGLMVFTGNANPKLADAVVKHLGIPLGKALVGRFSDGEVQVEIQENVRGKHVFILQSTCAPTNDNLMELMVMVDALKRASARRITAAIPYFGYARQDRRPRSARVAITAKVVANMLEVAGVERVLTMDLHADQIQGFFDIPVDNIYASPVLLEDLRKKNYSDLLVVSPDVGGVVRARALAKQLNTDLAIIDKRRPKANVAEVMNIIGEVEGRNCVIMDDMIDTGGTLCKAAQVLKERGAKQVFSYCTHPVLSGGAAARIADSALDEVVVTDTIPLREDAIKCGKIRQLSTAPLLAETFTRIVRGDSIMSLFAE